One region of Alosa sapidissima isolate fAloSap1 chromosome 1, fAloSap1.pri, whole genome shotgun sequence genomic DNA includes:
- the LOC121704413 gene encoding WW domain binding protein 1-like isoform X1 yields the protein MEDSREDHELHFCHLLKVEEPMTISLPEPHGNTAEVSVTPDTIHKVAVSPEMVTSADMGTLSKGVKYQGSQHIMESAKYCHGVNNNPGYLCETGHCCGETGCCTYYYELWWFWLLWTVLILFSCCCAYRHRRAKLRIQQQQRQREINLIAYHGACNYPASMLDLSFLASFKLPSYEEVAAQPNTPPPPYSSVFALQGGSRYAHAGPSGMTSSQSSHSNYTSCSCESCSLTSHSSTSFSVQVTDETDTSNATTPSDVGGSRVPSATLEPEHANLPTTPPTGPEGASPPQPPAPLVLSDPLGAMSLPVDEDGQGEDASQERPSPRATLSPPKHALFSSNVDFFEPDSHVSAASDVEGDAGEDEEDDLDDENHFRHRRLTGDSGIEVCRCKVKKEDVDVDSKRDVSDDGEGTVREEEGREEADPVHDSVDCSLRAAQEAQTQLPLEDCVSQCNPTLTVHSESAITVQSS from the exons ATGGAGGATTCTCGCGAGGACCATGAACTGCATTTCTGCCATTTACTGAAAGTGGAGGAG CCCATGACCATCTCCCTGCCGGAGCCCCATGGGAATACAGCTGAG GTGTCAGTTACTCCTGATACAATTCACAAG GTGGCTGTATCTCCTGAAATGGTAACCAGTGCTGATATGGGAACCCTTAGCAAG GGTGTGAAATATCAAGGTAGCCAGCATATAATGGAGAGTGCAAAGTATTGCCATGGAGTCAACAACAACCCTGGCTATCTGTGTGAGACAGGCCACTGTTGTGGGGAGACAGGCTGCTGCACGTACTACTACGAGCTGTGGT ggtTCTGGTTGCTGTGGACGGTCCTGATCCTGTTCAGCTGCTGTTGTGCATACCGGCACCGGCGAGCCAAATTGCGCATCCAACagcagcagagacagagagagatcaaCCTCATCGCTTACCACGGGGCCTGCAACTATCCTGCCTCCATGTTGGACCTCA GCTTCCTAGCATCTTTCAAGCTGCCCTCCTATGAGGAGGTGGCAGCCCAGCCCAacacaccccctccaccctACAGCTCGGTGTTTGCCCTGCAGGGGGGCTCGCGCTACGCCCACGCTGGCCCCAGCGGCATGACCTCCTCACAGAGCTCCCACAGCAACTACACCAGCTGCTCCTGCGAGTCCTGCTCGCTCACCTCCCACAGCAGCACCTCCTTCTCCGTGCAGGTCACCGACGAGACCGACACCAGCAACGCCACCACGCCCAGCGACGTCGGAGGCTCCAGGGTTCCCAGCGCCACTCTGGAGCCCGAGCACGCCAACCTCCCCACAACGCCTCCAACCGGACCAGAGGGTGCATCGCCGCCCCAGCCTCCCGCGCCACTGGTGCTGTCCGACCCGTTAGGGGCCATGTCCCTACCGGTAGATGAGGACGGCCAAGGAGAAGACGCATCGCAGGAGCGCCCGTCCCCCAGGGCCACCCTCTCACCACCCAAACACGCCCTGTTCTCCTCCAACGTGGACTTCTTCGAGCCGGACAGTCATGTTTCGGCGGCCTCGGACGTTGAGGGAGACGCTGGGGAGGACGAGGAAGACGATTTGGACGATGAGAACCACTTCCGCCACCGCCGCCTGACGGGAGACTCCGGCATTGAGGTGTGCCGCTGTAAGGTGAAGAAGGAGGATGTGGACGTGGACAGCAAGAGGGACGTGTCTGACGACGGAGAGGGCactgtgagagaggaggaggggagggaggaagcAGACCCTGTGCATGACAGCGTTGACTGTTCCCTCCGTGCCGCCCAGGAAGCCCAAACCCAGTTGCCCCTGGAGGACTGTGTCTCCCAGTGCAACCCCACCCTCACTGTTCACAGTGAGTCCGCCATCACGGTGCAGTCCTCGTGA
- the LOC121704413 gene encoding WW domain binding protein 1-like isoform X2, producing MTISLPEPHGNTAEVSVTPDTIHKVAVSPEMVTSADMGTLSKGVKYQGSQHIMESAKYCHGVNNNPGYLCETGHCCGETGCCTYYYELWWFWLLWTVLILFSCCCAYRHRRAKLRIQQQQRQREINLIAYHGACNYPASMLDLSFLASFKLPSYEEVAAQPNTPPPPYSSVFALQGGSRYAHAGPSGMTSSQSSHSNYTSCSCESCSLTSHSSTSFSVQVTDETDTSNATTPSDVGGSRVPSATLEPEHANLPTTPPTGPEGASPPQPPAPLVLSDPLGAMSLPVDEDGQGEDASQERPSPRATLSPPKHALFSSNVDFFEPDSHVSAASDVEGDAGEDEEDDLDDENHFRHRRLTGDSGIEVCRCKVKKEDVDVDSKRDVSDDGEGTVREEEGREEADPVHDSVDCSLRAAQEAQTQLPLEDCVSQCNPTLTVHSESAITVQSS from the exons ATGACCATCTCCCTGCCGGAGCCCCATGGGAATACAGCTGAG GTGTCAGTTACTCCTGATACAATTCACAAG GTGGCTGTATCTCCTGAAATGGTAACCAGTGCTGATATGGGAACCCTTAGCAAG GGTGTGAAATATCAAGGTAGCCAGCATATAATGGAGAGTGCAAAGTATTGCCATGGAGTCAACAACAACCCTGGCTATCTGTGTGAGACAGGCCACTGTTGTGGGGAGACAGGCTGCTGCACGTACTACTACGAGCTGTGGT ggtTCTGGTTGCTGTGGACGGTCCTGATCCTGTTCAGCTGCTGTTGTGCATACCGGCACCGGCGAGCCAAATTGCGCATCCAACagcagcagagacagagagagatcaaCCTCATCGCTTACCACGGGGCCTGCAACTATCCTGCCTCCATGTTGGACCTCA GCTTCCTAGCATCTTTCAAGCTGCCCTCCTATGAGGAGGTGGCAGCCCAGCCCAacacaccccctccaccctACAGCTCGGTGTTTGCCCTGCAGGGGGGCTCGCGCTACGCCCACGCTGGCCCCAGCGGCATGACCTCCTCACAGAGCTCCCACAGCAACTACACCAGCTGCTCCTGCGAGTCCTGCTCGCTCACCTCCCACAGCAGCACCTCCTTCTCCGTGCAGGTCACCGACGAGACCGACACCAGCAACGCCACCACGCCCAGCGACGTCGGAGGCTCCAGGGTTCCCAGCGCCACTCTGGAGCCCGAGCACGCCAACCTCCCCACAACGCCTCCAACCGGACCAGAGGGTGCATCGCCGCCCCAGCCTCCCGCGCCACTGGTGCTGTCCGACCCGTTAGGGGCCATGTCCCTACCGGTAGATGAGGACGGCCAAGGAGAAGACGCATCGCAGGAGCGCCCGTCCCCCAGGGCCACCCTCTCACCACCCAAACACGCCCTGTTCTCCTCCAACGTGGACTTCTTCGAGCCGGACAGTCATGTTTCGGCGGCCTCGGACGTTGAGGGAGACGCTGGGGAGGACGAGGAAGACGATTTGGACGATGAGAACCACTTCCGCCACCGCCGCCTGACGGGAGACTCCGGCATTGAGGTGTGCCGCTGTAAGGTGAAGAAGGAGGATGTGGACGTGGACAGCAAGAGGGACGTGTCTGACGACGGAGAGGGCactgtgagagaggaggaggggagggaggaagcAGACCCTGTGCATGACAGCGTTGACTGTTCCCTCCGTGCCGCCCAGGAAGCCCAAACCCAGTTGCCCCTGGAGGACTGTGTCTCCCAGTGCAACCCCACCCTCACTGTTCACAGTGAGTCCGCCATCACGGTGCAGTCCTCGTGA
- the LOC121704413 gene encoding WW domain binding protein 1-like isoform X3, which produces MNFPIACRAICYSVVSEIDPGVKYQGSQHIMESAKYCHGVNNNPGYLCETGHCCGETGCCTYYYELWWFWLLWTVLILFSCCCAYRHRRAKLRIQQQQRQREINLIAYHGACNYPASMLDLSFLASFKLPSYEEVAAQPNTPPPPYSSVFALQGGSRYAHAGPSGMTSSQSSHSNYTSCSCESCSLTSHSSTSFSVQVTDETDTSNATTPSDVGGSRVPSATLEPEHANLPTTPPTGPEGASPPQPPAPLVLSDPLGAMSLPVDEDGQGEDASQERPSPRATLSPPKHALFSSNVDFFEPDSHVSAASDVEGDAGEDEEDDLDDENHFRHRRLTGDSGIEVCRCKVKKEDVDVDSKRDVSDDGEGTVREEEGREEADPVHDSVDCSLRAAQEAQTQLPLEDCVSQCNPTLTVHSESAITVQSS; this is translated from the exons ATGAACTTTCCTATTGCATGTAGAGCTATCTGCTATTCTGTGGTTTCTGAAATAGACCCG GGTGTGAAATATCAAGGTAGCCAGCATATAATGGAGAGTGCAAAGTATTGCCATGGAGTCAACAACAACCCTGGCTATCTGTGTGAGACAGGCCACTGTTGTGGGGAGACAGGCTGCTGCACGTACTACTACGAGCTGTGGT ggtTCTGGTTGCTGTGGACGGTCCTGATCCTGTTCAGCTGCTGTTGTGCATACCGGCACCGGCGAGCCAAATTGCGCATCCAACagcagcagagacagagagagatcaaCCTCATCGCTTACCACGGGGCCTGCAACTATCCTGCCTCCATGTTGGACCTCA GCTTCCTAGCATCTTTCAAGCTGCCCTCCTATGAGGAGGTGGCAGCCCAGCCCAacacaccccctccaccctACAGCTCGGTGTTTGCCCTGCAGGGGGGCTCGCGCTACGCCCACGCTGGCCCCAGCGGCATGACCTCCTCACAGAGCTCCCACAGCAACTACACCAGCTGCTCCTGCGAGTCCTGCTCGCTCACCTCCCACAGCAGCACCTCCTTCTCCGTGCAGGTCACCGACGAGACCGACACCAGCAACGCCACCACGCCCAGCGACGTCGGAGGCTCCAGGGTTCCCAGCGCCACTCTGGAGCCCGAGCACGCCAACCTCCCCACAACGCCTCCAACCGGACCAGAGGGTGCATCGCCGCCCCAGCCTCCCGCGCCACTGGTGCTGTCCGACCCGTTAGGGGCCATGTCCCTACCGGTAGATGAGGACGGCCAAGGAGAAGACGCATCGCAGGAGCGCCCGTCCCCCAGGGCCACCCTCTCACCACCCAAACACGCCCTGTTCTCCTCCAACGTGGACTTCTTCGAGCCGGACAGTCATGTTTCGGCGGCCTCGGACGTTGAGGGAGACGCTGGGGAGGACGAGGAAGACGATTTGGACGATGAGAACCACTTCCGCCACCGCCGCCTGACGGGAGACTCCGGCATTGAGGTGTGCCGCTGTAAGGTGAAGAAGGAGGATGTGGACGTGGACAGCAAGAGGGACGTGTCTGACGACGGAGAGGGCactgtgagagaggaggaggggagggaggaagcAGACCCTGTGCATGACAGCGTTGACTGTTCCCTCCGTGCCGCCCAGGAAGCCCAAACCCAGTTGCCCCTGGAGGACTGTGTCTCCCAGTGCAACCCCACCCTCACTGTTCACAGTGAGTCCGCCATCACGGTGCAGTCCTCGTGA